A window of the Lepisosteus oculatus isolate fLepOcu1 chromosome 14, fLepOcu1.hap2, whole genome shotgun sequence genome harbors these coding sequences:
- the LOC138243259 gene encoding RING finger protein 112-like isoform X1, with amino-acid sequence MGNSNSQSLWERSTSLDPLIPEPEQEEVESPLLSEPQCSSSLGSSSRPGSGRPIQLVQARPDGSLLFQEDVLQQCFLCSDVRETPVCVVSIVGERRKGKSFFLNYLLRKLSNMDIWISDDEPLRGFEWRPGTETMTKGVFIWSQPLFLETQEGKLAVFLVDTEGSVDLSREMELSVKLCALSVFLSSHVIFNVHADVKTTDLDYLELLHLVVEKGGGAFDKQYFQGFDFMVRDWTQTQEFGQTGGSRHLERIIQRMEQSGTNQQALRILRERKPCCHLMPFPGKKLLWSQQGTMREMDEEFQHCLKEFINHIGQVLQTTRSTVTGKTLAGKFKEMAHVILKSNYKISSPAELIYALNQNTLQKLKQEFTIFLSKQNMHDTTLGMRRTVVQKEEDLLARVQGEGSPEDFQELSQFLSSEREKFLKDYTLLIIKKAKEDFTDFLDEQGKVLLRLPDKMEETVERKEKELLDCVQDQIESYFEEYTEYKEFMAAERMEFLQKYNIKFRLKVGCIVAGSVLTATAGVAGGLVVGGIIAVNTGVGMATTAGMGAMSAIVNFFKTKTKPSQRHPSSRNPEPDPQRDFFSDFTGAG; translated from the exons ATGGGCAATTCTAATTCTCAGAGCCTGTGGGAGAGAAG CACGTCTTTAGACCCCCTGATTCCTGAGCCTGAGCAGGAGGAGGTAGAGAGTCCCCTGCTGTCAGAGCCTCAGTGCTCCAGCTCCTTGGGCAGTTCCTCCAGGCCT GGCTCTGGCAGGCCCATTCAGCTGGTCCAGGCCAGGCCTGATGGCTCCCTCCTGTTCCAAGAGGACGTGCTTCAGCAGTGCTTCCTGTGCTCAGATGTGAGGGAGACTCCGGTCTGCGTGGTGTCTATTGTTGGGGAGAGGAGGAAGGGCAAGTCCTTCTTCCTCAACTACCTCCTTCGCAAGCTGTCTAACATG GACATCTGGATAAGTGACGATGAGCCTCTGCGAGGGTTCGAGTGGCGGCCTGGAACTGAGACCATGACGAAGGGTGTGTTCATCTGGAGCCAGCCTCTGTTCCTGGAGACGCAGGAGGGCAAG TTGGCTGTCTTCCTGGTGGACACTGAGGGCTCTGTGGATCTGTCGCGGGAGATGGAGCTGAGCGTGAAGCTGTGTGCCCTGAGCGTCTTTCTCAGCTCGCACGTG ATCTTCAACGTCCACGCTGATGTGAAGACAACAGACCTGGACTACCTGGAG CTGCTGCATCTTGTGGTAGAAAAGGGGGGAGGCGCCTTTGACAAGCAGTATTTTCAG GGATTTGATTTCATGGTGCGGGACTGGACACAAACTCAGGAATTTGGACAGACTGGAGGATCCCGACACCTGGAGAGAATCATCCAG CGCATGGAGCAGTCCGGGACAAACCAACAGGCTCTGAGGATCCTGAGGGAGAGGAAACCATGCTGTCACCTCATGCCCTTTCCTGGGAAAAAACTGCTTTGGAGCCAACAGGGAACCATGCGAG AAATGGATGAAGAGTTTCAGCACTGTCTGAAAGAGTTCATCAACCACATTGGCCAGGTCCTGCAGACGACACGGTCAACTGTGACAGGAAAGACACTGGCAGGGAAATTCAAG GAGATGGCACATGTGATTCTGAAAAGCAACTACAAAATTTCCTCTCCTGCAGAG CTCATCTATGCCCTCAACCAGAATACTCTCCAGAAGCTGAAGCAGGAGTTCACCATCTTTCTGAGTAAGCAG AACATGCACGACACCACACTGGGGATGAGGAGGACTGTGGTACAGAAGGAGGAAGATCTGCTGGCCCGTGTGCAGGGTGAAGGCAGTCCCGAGGATTTCCAGGAGCTCTCACAGTTCTTGAGCTCTGAGCGAGAGAAGTTCCTGAAGGATTACACTCTCCTCATCATCAAGAAGGCAAAGGAGGACTTCACTGACTTTCTGGatgagcag GGAAAGGTACTGCTGAGACTTCCTGACAAGATGGAGGAGACAGTGGAGAGAAAGGAAAAGGAGCTGCTGGACTGCGTGCAGGACCAAATCGAATCGTATTTCGAGGAGTATACAGAGTATAAAGAGTTTATGGCTGCTGAGCGTATGGAGTTTCTGCAGAAATACAACATCAAGTTTCGCCTGAAGGTGGGCTGTATAGTGGCCGGGTCTGTGCTGACCGCGACTGCGGGTGTGGCTGGAGGCCTGGTTGTCGGAGGCATTATTGCAGTAAACACTGGGGTTGGGATGGCAACTACTGCGGGGATGGGGGCGATGTCAGCCATCGTCAACTTCTTCAAGACGAAGACGAAGCCGTCACAACGACACCCATCCTCTCGAAACCCCGAGCCAGACCCACAGAGAGACTTCTTCTCAGACTTCACTGGTGCAGGGTAA